ATGTGCTCAATCGCAGCGGCATTTCTATTCCGCCGAACGCAGCCGGCTACGCAGCCAGCAGCGGTGCCGATGGCCAATGGTACATGTACCGCGTCAACGACATGATCCGTTTTCTGGAAAGCACATTTGGCAAGGCGGACATCATCATCAATGGTGCACCCACACCGGCTCAACTGGCAGGCAAAAAGGGATTGCTTGTGGTCAAGGGCCATGGCTGGGACAATGCGGCGGGCCATGTCACACTCTGGAACGGTGCGCAATGCGCCGACTCCTGCCATTTGTATGCCGATCCGGACAATGGGACCTTTGTTCCGGAAAAAGCCTATCTTTGGGAATTGAAATGAACAGCAGACGATATTTTGCAGCGGCACTGTGTGCCATTGGCTTGATGACCAGCAGTGCGGTTCATGCAGCCGACGCGGCCAAGCCGGCCGACGAGCTGCAATCGTTTACCCAACTGCCCCAGCAAGCGCTCAAAAGCGACGATAACCAGATCAAACTGTTCAAATACTGGGCGCTGGCCCGTTGTGGCGCAACGCTAAGCAAACAGGCTGGCAGCGCGGCACTGGAAGAAGACTGGAGCAACACAGCAGCCGCCTACCTGGAATACTCCACTGTGCCCCTTGAAGCCAATGAAGCTGCCCAGGCCCTTGTTGACAAATTCCTCAAGACAACCACGCGCAGCGGCTCGACGGGTGGCAGCTATGAATCGATGAAATGCATTGATCTGTTCAACAGCAAGGAACTGGACGTACTGGCCGGTCAATATATAAAAAAGTAATAACCGATTCAGATCCCGGCTCCACCTGCGCAGCCTGCGCACGAGTGCAGGCAATTGCGACAAGCAATGATCAAGCAACAGTCGTAGCCACAGTGCCCGTTTTACTTCAGGTCATGTTCGTCCAGTTGATCGAACATGGTCCGGCGCACTGTCGTCAAGTGCTGACGCATGGCCTGCGCGGCTTGCTCCGGGCTTCGCTCTTCAATAGCCGTCACGATAAGGGTATGTTGATGAATGTATAGCAACTGACGTTCCGGGGTCAACGATGCCTTGCGCAACCGTCCCCAGGCCGTCTGTTCACGCGCTGCTGTCAGCATATCGAAAAACCGCACAAGCAGATCATTATGCGTCGCACGACCGATTGCGGCATGCATGGCGCCATCCCATTTCTCCCACTCCCTGTGATCAGCGATAACGTTCTGGCTCTGTTCGATACACCGGCGCATTTCATCGATATCGCGCGATGTGGCATGTGCTGCCGCAATGGCGGCAATGGCCGGCTCCAAAGCAAAGCGTGCGTCCATCAACTCTACCGGACTGGTATATTGCCGAATATCAACAGCCCCAGGGTTAGGCGTTGCTTGAGACAAGTCCACGATGACCGTACCACGTCCCGGCGTTCGCTGAATCAGTCCGTCTTCTTCAAGTTTTTGCAAGGCTTCGCGAAGCACTCGCCGGCTCACGTTAAGTTCGGCTGCCAGGCTACGCTCCGGCGGCAGGCGTGAGCCCTGGATTGCATCCTGCTGAGTAAGCCGTTCACGCAGCAGATCCAATATTTTGTCTGAGCGCTTCTGTACCAGGGGAAAGGGTTGTTGCATCGTTTTTTCTTGAAAACCTGTTTGTTTGATATCAGATCGCGCTTAAGAACATATTTAATGAATTGAACAACAAAAAGACCGCAAAGGCGCAGCGCAAATACCTTGGCTTGATCGTGTGCGCGATTCGGGCACCGAAAGGAGCGACAAATCCTGTCACGGGCACCAGAATAACGAACGCCAGCAAATTAACAAAACCAATACTGAACGGTGGCAGATCTGGATTCCCGAACCCGCTTAGCAATGCACCTATCGCACCCGGTATTGAAATCAGCAACCCAATAGCAGCAGCAGTGCCTACGGCACGGCGCATCGGATACTTGAAAATACTCAATATGGGAACACTCAACGTTCCACCGCCAATCCCCATGATCGAAGACACGCCTCCCACGATCAAACCCAACACGCCACGTGCAACGCCCCTGGGAAATTTATCTGTTGTTTCTGTCGTAGGCTCTTTGGCAAAAAGCATATATACAGCAACAAGAAGCGCAACAGACCCAAAGACAAACGACAAAGCACTCGAATCAATTGCGCTAAAAACACTCATCCCGATTATGGCGCCACATAGCAACCAGGGCCCCCAACTTTTGAGCAAGCCAATATCAATTGACCCCTTGGCCAGATGAGCCCGGGTGGATGAGGCCGCCGTCGCAACAATGGTGCTTAACGAGGTACCAACTGCCATATGCATGCGAATCGACTCATCAACCAGCAGCAGGGTAAACAAATAGTACAGCACAGGGACGAGCACAATGCCGCCACCCACCCCCAGCAGCCCGGCAATCAGTCCGGCAACAATGCCCGATGCCAATATTGCGAGCGTGAATAAGGCAATAGTCTCCATATTGTATTGCATGCATTGCTCCAGAGTAAATGCGCCTTGAATGGTACCATATTGAACCTTTAATGAACCAATACGCCAATAATGTCGCTATTCATAGCGTATTTAATATTAAATATGAAATAAATAATTCCATTTATAGAAATTACATGCCATAATGAAAAAAATAAAGTGCTTTCAATAAAATGGTATCTTTTTGGTTCGAATCTTTACTCGACGGCACATACATGGAAGGAGACTCATGGGCGATGAAAACAGACCTGACTGCAATATTGCGTACAGCGTCAGGCACGCAGGCAAGAACGCGCGCTCACCGGTGTCTGAGCTCAGCCGGCGCAACAAGCACCTGCGCAACTGATCCTGCACTTGGGGCAGCCGCGGCTTGTGCTCTGTCGTTATGTCCCGGAAAAAATGACCTCGAAACCAACACGTTGTTCTGATAAGAGACGACGCAGAACCTCAAGGTACGCAACCTTTTTAATCGCTTGATTTTTGTCTTTTCACCTCAGTTCCAATCTTAACCACAGAGAATTCCGGAGGTCGTAATGATGTTATCCCCAGTATTGCATTCGTTGGTCGCGATCAAGACATTGCTTCGTTCATTTTGCTGCGCAAGCCTTCTGCTTGTATTTTTTTTCCCCATGCCAGCCCAATCGGCCTATCCTGATCGCCCGATACAAATCATTATTTCATTTCCGCCGGCCGGTGCAACCGATGTACTGACCCGGGCCATCGGCAATCAGCTATCCCGCGAGCTTGGGCAACCGGTAGTTGTAGAAAACCGTCCCGCGCGCGGTGGCGCCATCGGCCTGACGGCAGGCGCCCGGGCAACACCCAACGGGTACACCCTGTATCTGGCGGCGACATCCAACCAGGCCATTGCAGCGGCTGTTTACCGGGACCAGGCGGCCAACCTCATTGAAGATTTTGTTCCAATCGGTCTGGTTGGATCGGTTCCTCATGCACTGGTCGTCCCTACGATCCTGCCCGTCAAATCCATCCCGGAACTCATCGCATATATAAAGGCAAAACCCCGTGCCTACAATTTCGCTTCGCAAGGTGTAGGCACACTTTCACACCTGGAAGGGGAGCTCTTCAAGGCACAAAACGGACTTGATATTACACACGTACCTTACAAAGGTAGTGTTCAGGCTTTACCCGATGTGGTCAATGGCCTTTCCGTCATGATGTTCGATAGCGTGACAGGATCCATGCCATTGGTCAAAGGCAACAAGCTCAAAATCCTTGCCGTGGCTTCCGCCAAACGCATTAGCCTGCTTCCGGATGTTCCCACGCTCACCGAGGCTGGCGCAAAAAAAAGCCTGATTGCAGGAAATATGTTCGGCCTGTTCGCTCCGAAAGGCGTTCCGGCCGAGATCATCAGTGCATTATCGGCTGCGCTTGAGCGCAGCCTGAAAGAGCCGAAACTGATCAGCACAATGGCGGCCCAGGCGCGGAGTTAACATTCGGCACAGGCTCGGAACTCAAAAAAGTAATTGCAGACGAACACCAGTTCTGGCTTAAGGCGGTAACGGACGCCGGTATTTCACCACAGTAGCGAACTACTTATTTTTTACCCAGCCTGATCGCCCGCTGCGCCCGCTGTCGGCCCCGATACCTGGGCGATCAGGAGCACCAGGCACTATACCTGCCTAATGCGACACAACGCTGACCCTGGCGCCAGTGCCGGGCCATTCCCTCAATTTCACTTACATACACCTGTCATACTGCTCCTATATTCTTGCGGCTTTCCAACCTCATGCAGGAAGCACTCCATGACATTCCGATACCGTTTTTCGACGCTGGCATTGGCAATCGGCCTGGCCACAGCCAGCAGCATTACGCTGGCGCAGACCGAAGTCCCCGCCGTTCTCGAAGGGCACGCCATCTTGCCAGCCAATAGCAGTATTGCGGCGCCAGATAATGCTCCGGAAGATCTCAAATCTGCGGGCAAATACACCACGCGCAAACGCGTTGAAAAACCGGCATCCGTCATGGGTAAATCGAATGATCGCGAGACCGGCATCAGCCTGCCGATCTCCGGCCAGCCCTGCAGGGCCACTCCGGCATCCAGGTTATGAAAGACGGCAGCGTCTGGATTCTGACCGATAATGGCTCCGGCAACAAAGCGAACTCGCCGGACTCCATGCTGTATCTGAATCAATACTCCATCGATTGGAAGTCTGGGCAATTCAAGCACATCAAATCCGTATTTCTGAGCGACCCTGACAAAAAAGTGCCCTTTCGCATCGTGCACGAAGGTACGCCGCAACGCTATCTGACTGGTTCTGACTTTGATACGGAAAGCTTTCAGATCATCGGCAACACGTTGTGGATAGGCGAAGAATTCGGTCCGTTTCTGATCAAGGCAGATCTTGACGGCAAGGTTCAGGCTGTCTTCGACACAGAAGTTGACGGTCGTAAAATTCAATCTCCCGACAATTACCTGGTTGCCACGCCCGGCGCGCCCGGCGACAGTTATAAAGATGTCAATCTGAAACGCTCCAAAGGGTTCGAGGGGATGGCTGCCTCGGCCGATGGTAAGTTTCTGTATCCATTGCTGGAAGGTCCAATCTGGGATGAACACAAGAAAGCCTGGGAATCGGCCGATGGCAAGACCGTGCTGCGCGTACTGGAATTTGATGTTGCTGCGGAAAAATGGAGCGGCCGCTCCTGGCTATATCCTTTGGAGGCGGCGCACCACGCAATTGGTGACTTCAACATGATTGACGCCACCACGGGCCTGATCATCGAACGGGACAATGGCGAAGGCACACCGGACAAAGCTTGCAAGCAAGGCGAAGACCCTCGGACCTGTTTTGCCGATCTGCCCAAATTCAAACGTGTTTACAAAGTCCAGTTCGGTCCTGAGAATGCAGGCAAGCCGGTACGCAAGGTCGCGTACATTGATCTGCTGAACATTGCAGATCCATCCAAGGTGGCGCGCAAGCCCCTGACTAACGGCGTGCTGCAATTCCCGTTCTTTACCATCGAGAATGTCGATATTGTTGACGGCGAACATATCGTTGTGGGCAACGATAACAACTTTCCGTTTTCGTCCAGCCGCGAACCCAACAAGCAGGATGACAATGAACTCATCCTGCTGAAAACACCAGAACTGTTACAGGCCAAATAACCGTTCCAATACAAGCATAGCCAGGCCGGCCAACACGCACGAAGGCCGGCTTTAATCTGCCTGCCCTGGCGTTTTTCTACTAGAATGAAACAAGTTTGTTCTATTTCAACTGAAAACATCAGGAAATGACGATGCAAATACCGGAACACAGGATCATCATAGTAGGCGGTGGCGCGGGCGGCCTGGAACTGGCAGCCAAACTCGGACGCAAGTTCGGTCCTCGGCACATCTTTCTGGTAGATGCAGGCGTGTTCCATATATGGAAGCCTCGCTGCATGAAGTGGCATCGGGTACGCTGGACATTCACCGCGAGGGGCTGTCTTATGCCATGCTGGCAAAGGACCACGGTTTCACATTCGTACCAGGCGAAATGGACGGCATTGACCGCCAGGCCCGCAGCATTCACGTCAAGGCAGTCTACAACGAAGGGGAAGAAGTTTTTGCAGCCAGAGACCTGTCTTATGACACCCTGGTGCTGGCCGTTGGCAGCCGTTCCAATTTTTTCAACACGCCGGGCGCCGAAGAATATGCCACCGCGCTGGACTCCACGGAACAGGCCGAAAAATTTCGTCTGAAATTTCTGCGCGAGCTGGTAGCCGCCGATCAGCGCAAGAAAACCGACCCCGCACACTCTCTGAACATTGCCATTGTCGGTGGCGGAGCAACTGGTGTTGAGCTGGCAGCAGAACTGCTGGAAGCTGGAAAGAATCTGGGCTTCTATGGCATCAACGAACTGAATCCTGAAGAAGATATTCACATCACGCTGCTCGAAGGCAGTTCGCGCATACTTGCGGCCCTTCCGGAAAAAACATCGGCAGCAGCCACAAGACTGCTCAAGGAACGCGGCATTACCGTCAAGACATCGGTGCTGGTGGCGTCCGTACAGGAAAAAAGCCTTACCGATTCGAACGACAACAAATATCCGGCCGACCTGACGGTATGGGCAGCGGGCATCAAGGCGCCGGCTTTTCTGACCGAACTGGGTCTGGAAACCAATAAAATCAATCAGGTTATTGCCGACAAAACCCTGTGCACCAGTGATCCGGCGATCTATGCCATGGGCGATTGTGCCCAGGTCGAATGGGAGCCGGGTCGCTATCTGCCTGCCCGGGCGCAGGTGGCTCATCAACAGGCAGACTATCTGATCGGCGAGCTCTCGGCCCGCATCAACGGCACGGCAAGCAGTGGCAAACCATTTGCGTTCAAGGATTACGGGTCACTGGTGTCCGTAGGTCACAACAAGGGAGTAGGCAGCCTGATGGGCGTACTCACCGGCAAAAGCCTTTTTGTTGAAGGCTTGCTGGCACGCCTGATGTACATGAGCCTGCATTTGATGCATCACATGGCGATTCTGGGTATTGCCCGTACTGGCGCCGTCGCCCTGGGTCGACTGCTGCTAAAACGCAGCACACCGAAAGTCAAACTGCATTAATGGTTGGCGGGATGCCAAGCCCCGTCGTCGGCCTGTCACCCACGCAGGTTCCGGCGACCACCGCTGTGCTTATTCCGGACGATAGGCACGCTCCAGTATCGCGACCGCATCGGTATAGATGGAGGCGCCAAATACTCCTGCACTTTCTTCAAAACGCGCGCGCACGAACGCCTCTGCCAGCCATGCAGGCGCATGCCGATAGAGCAGCGTGGCCTGAACCAGCAGCACCAGGCGCTGCGTGATTTCGCGTGCCCTCGATTGCAGCACATCGCCCGACTCCGACACCCATTGTTTCAGTTGCACCATGGCCTGTGACAGCACCGGGTCGGCACGGCAATCGTCGGCAAGGCGCTCCAGCAACAGCGCGGCCCCGTCAGGGTCCCGCGCAAGGGCCCGCAAGACATCAAGGCTCATTACATTGCCAGAGCCTTCCCAGATGGAATTGACGGGGGCTTCGCGCAGCAGCCGCGCCAACGGCGCATCTTCGATGTAACCATTACCCCCCATACCTCCATGCATTCGGCAATGGCGGCAATACTGCGCTTGCATACCCAGAATTTGGCGGCTGGCGCGACAATGCGCAAAAATGCTTTCTGTACGGGGTCATTCTGTTGTGTCACCGCATGGGCCAACGCCATGCCAAGCCACAGCGCCGCTTCGCTTTCCAGGGCCAGGTCACATAGTACCGACTGCATCAGAGGCTGATCCGCCAGCCGCTTGCCAAATGCCATACGATAGCGGGTGTGATGCATGGCCTGCACCAAACCCTGACGCAACAATCCGGCACTGCCAAGCACGCAATCGAGCCGCGTCTGATTGACCATGCGCAAGATGGTGGGAATGCCCGCCCCCTGTTCACCTACCCGTAACGCCCAGGCGCCATCAAAGACTACTTCCGCGCTGGCATTGGAACGATTGCCCAGCTTGTTCTTCAGCCGCTGGATATGCACCGTGTTCATGCTGCCATCCGGTCTCCAGCGCGGCAAATAAAAGCAGCTTAATTGTTCCTGTTCATAGGCCAGCACCAGATGCGCATCCGACATGGGAGAAGAAAAGAACCATTTATGCCCATGCAGTTCATAGACCGGTTCCGAGTGACCGATACGCCACGGCACGCGTGGTATTGCTGCGTACATCGGATCCGCCCTGCCTCTCGGTCATGCCCATACCGATCATCATGCTGCGCTTCTGGGAGACGGGGGCATTGGCGCCGTCATAATCACGACTGTACAGCAACGGCGCCAGTTGCTTGAACAAAGGCTGATCCTGCAACGCTGCAACGGCGGCAAAGGTCATGGTGACCGGGCACAGACTGCCCGCTTCGGTTTGCGCATGCAAATAAAACAGTGCTGCGCGCCGCACATGCTGGCCGTCCTGCCAGGCCGCAGAATGCACGCCCATGTCGAACAGCATCGTCAGCAGGGAATGCCAGGCGGGATCGAACGTAACCAGATCCTGGCGCTCGCCGTACGGGTGAAAATAGCCGCTTGCGGCCCGTTTACATTGGCAAGCTGCGCCAGCTGCAAGACATGCTTTGAGCCCAGGCGCTCGCCATAGCTCTGGCATGCTTGTTTCGCGTCTGCGGCAGAGAACGCATCCAGCGCCTCGCGCAGCGCTGGATCACAATTGAATAGATTATAGTCTTCCAGATCCGGAACCTGATTATCCGGCGTAATGAATGTTGTGGTGACCATGTGAGCCTCCGTAAGCAAGTGGATCACAATACACATATTTGCAGTCACAGCTGTCACTGCTATCACGCCTGATATCGCAGCCGCGCATCACAGGCTCGTATAGCAGGCCTCATACCGCAAGCATAAATCAGGCTCGATTGCGGATCCTGATAACTCGGCCGATATCACAGTCCGATAACGCGGTATATCACGGCCGGTGATACTGGTCATAGTGCTCATATGACAATTGATATCACGCAACAGCCAGCGACCGGTGCCGATGCACCTGCATGTTTACTTTAGCACACATGCCCACTGCGGGAAATACATCAAAGTCATCTACCCCCTGCGCCAGCCTTTCAATAATGGGGCAATCAGGCCGATTGTCACCGTGGCAATGATCGGCCAGATAGGCCAGCTCATTACGTATGGAACGCAATTTGGCAATGTCCTCATCCAGCTCGCCAATATACTGGCGCGCCAGTTGCCGCACATCGGCGCTGTGTCGCGAGGTGTCCTCCCACAGGCCAATCAGGGTTTTGATACGTTCAAGCGAAAACCCCAGTTCGCGAGCCCGCCGAATGAAGGCGAGCATGCGCTGGTCCTGGACCGTATATTGCCGATAGCCCGCATCGCTGCGGTTAACAGCGTTAATCAGGCCGATTTTTTCATAATAGCGAATCATCTTGGCGCTCACACCGGTGGCTGCCGACACTTCTCCAATATTCATCTCATTCCCCCTGATCAACTTCACTCAAGCGGCAAAACGGCGCAGCCGCAATGCATTGGTGACCACGAACACGCTGGAAAGCGCCATCGCGCCCGCTGCAAAGATAGGCGACAGCAACACCCCATTGAAGGGATACAACACGCCTGCCGCGACCGGAATCAAAGCCGCATTGTAGGCGAACGCCCAAAACAGGTTCTGCCGGATATTGCGCATGGTCGCCCGCGACATGGCGATTGCCTGGGACACATGGGTCAGGTCGCCAGACATCAGCACCACATCGGCCGACTCCATGGCAATATCGGTCCCTGAACCGATAGCGATCCCCACGTCGGCAACCGCCAGGGCAGGGGCATCGTTAATGCCGTCACCAACAAAGGCGACCGGCCCGTAGGTTTGCTGCAGCCGCCTAACGGTATCGGCTTTGGCGTCGGGCATCACCTCTGCAACCACTTCATCGATATTTAATTGTCGCGCAATCGCCTGCGCGGTGCGCTGGTTATCGCCACTGACCATGACCACCTTGAGCCCCTGCTCATGCAAGGCTGCAATCGCTTCAGGCGTTGTTTCACGAATACTGTCGGCCACTGTGATGACGGCAGCCAGTTTGTCGTCGATCGCAACATAAAGCGGCGTCTTGCCCTCATCGGCCAGCTTGCTGGCAATGGTCGAAAACACCGCCGGATCCAGCTTGTGCTGCATCATCAGCCGGTCCGAACCAACCAGAATCTGTCGTGCATCGACCTGGGCACGAAGGCCGAGCCCGGTCAGGGATTCGAAATTCTGGACCGACGCAATGGGCAGCTTCTGTTTTTCTGCAGCGGCGACAATGGCGCGCGCAATGGGATGCTCGGAGCGGCTTTCAGCCGCAGCCACCAGCGCCAGCACCTGGTCACGGTCAAATCCTTTGGCCACCGTCAAATCGGCCAGTTCAGGATAACCGCGGGTCAGCGTGCCGGTTTTATCGACCGCAACCACGCGCACGTCCATCAATGTTTGCAGTGCTTCGCCCTGTCGGAACAGAATCCCCAGTTGCGCTGCGCGCCCCGTGCCTACCATGATAGATGTAGGTGTTGCCAGACCCATCGCGCAGGGGCAGGCAATAATCAGCACGGCCACCGCATTGACCAGGGCAAAACCCAGCGCCGGTTGCGGGCCGAATATCAACCATATTGCAAATGTGATCAACGCAATCAGCATGACCGCCGGAACAAACCACATGGTAATACGATCGACCATGGTCTGGATCGGCAGCTTTGCGCCCTGCGCCTGTTCAACCATGCGGATGATCTGCGACAGCACGGTATCGGCACCGACACCGGTAGCGCGCAAATTCAACGTACCGTTCTGGTTCACCGTGCCCGCCACCACAGTGGCACCAGGCGTTTTTTCAACCGGCATCGGCTCGCCGCTGATCATGGATTCATCGACAAAACTATTGCCTTCGGTCACTTGCCCGTCCACAGGAATACGCTCACCGGGACGCAGTTCGATCTGATCGCCCACCACCACTTCTTCGATGGCAATTTCACTCACCTCTGCACCGCGCCGTACCCGGGCCGTTTTTGCCCGCAGTCCGGCCAGCCGCCTGATCGCTTCCGATGTATTGCCCTTGGCCCGGCCTCCAGATAACGTCCAAGCAGCACCAGGCGACAATCACCGCCGCCGCCTCGTAGTAAACGTTAACGGTGCCGCTGGGTAGCCAGGCAGGAACGAAGGTGGCTACGACCGAAAACAGATAGGCTGCGGTCGTGCCCACGGCAACCAGCGAGTTCATATCAGGCGTCAGGCGCAGCAGGGCTGGTATCCCCTTGACGAAAAAACGACGTCCCGGTCCTGCCAGCACAGCGCTGGTCAGGACGAACTGCAGATACCAGCTGTTCTGCATACCAATGGTTTCTGCCACAAAATGGTGGAATGCCGGTATTGCGTGGGCGCCCATTTCCAGAATAAACACCGGTAGCGCCAGTAGCACGGCCAGCAGCAGATCGCGCTTGAGTTCAAGCCTGTCGGCTTGGCGCCGTGCTGCTTCTGTGTTGCTGCTTTGCTGGGGATTGCTCACCACCTGCGCCTCGTAGCCGGCGCGCACCACGGCCTGGGTCAGCAAAGTGCTGTCCAGATCCAGCGGCGCACGCACCTGCGCCCTTTCGGTAGCCAGGTTGACGCTGGCCGACTGCACGCCCGGCACGGTAGACAGGGCGTTCTCAACATGCCGCACGCAGGAAGCGCAGGTCATACCGGCCACCGATAGTTCTATCAGCCGGTTTTCATTGTCTGCCTGGGGGCAGGATGGCCCGCCACACTGCGGGATAGGGTTGTAGAGCTCATGATTTGCGTCCTTTCGAAGAAAAACCGCCGCTTATGGTTCCGTCTCGGGTCGATAGTGGCATCGCCCAGGCCAGCGCGGCACGGGTCTGTCAACGCGGTCGGCCAGGCAATAATGACGGCGCAAACAGTTTATGTTCTTCAATGTAAAGCTTACCATGATGGGAAGGTCAAGCATCTGATGCGCATGTCAATCTCAGGGTCAAATCCGGTCCAAGCCCATTCAGGCAGACAATCACAACGCGCATATGGCGCCAACCCGGCAATATGGGTAAACTGACGCCTTCCTTACTTTTACCGGACGTTGCCGCCATGGATCTGCCCAATCACCAACTTACCATGACTGTATTGATGACGCCTGACATGGCCAATTTCTCGGGCAATGTCCACGGCGGCACCATTCTGAAGCTGCTTGACCAGGTCGCGTATGCCTGTGCCAGCCGATATGCCGGTCGCTATGTTGTAACGCTGTCGGTCGACCAGGTCATGTTTCGCCAGCTATCCACGTTGGGGAACTGGTCACTTTTCTGGCTTCGGTGAACTACACCGGGAATACATCCATGGAAATCGGCATCAAGGTGGTGACCGAAAATATTCGCAGCAAGCAGATTCGCCACGCCAATAGCTGTTTTTTTACCATGGTCGCCGTCGATGACAATGGCAGCCCCGTTCAGATTCCTGCGCTCACGCCCGACAATGACCTGGATCGCTGCCGCTATGAAGCGGCAAAAATGCGACGTTCGCTGCGCCAGGAACTCGAAGCGCGCTATGGGGAAATCCGAGCTACTGCCGGCGCCTGATAAAATATCGAAATATATCAATAATTTAGCTTGACACGCTCATAAAGCACTGCTAATATAGCTGACTACCATGACGTATTTGTATTGGTAATTTGAACAGTAGTATTTGAGCAGTAGCATTTTTTGCGAATTATTTTTGGCAATCAATCTGTACTGGTCATGTGAAATATCAGTCATTTGAAATTCTGACTGCTTGCAAACAATAACCTGTGTATAAAAAACCGGGCATACCCCCAGCAGGCAGGAGCCCCCACCGGTTCCGCAATTTCAATCCCGACGTTCACACGACCGGCAATCCTGATGCCAGATTCATACTGAATAATTATTCTTACTAAGTTTGCGGGTCTTTCTCACGACACCGCAACGCGAGACAGAACTCCATATCGTCATTGTTATATTGCCCGTGGCGTCAGCGTTGCTATATCCATTGCAGCTGCCATCACAGGTACACCCTTAACAAATTGATGCGCCTGCATTCTCATACTTACAACGAAACGCCGGCGCAATCATGATTCTGCAATAAATTTCGGCTACGCTATGCATAGCTGAACCGGATCGTCTCCGCGCAGAAAACCAAAAACAATAATCTCATAATAAAGGAAACTACAATGAAATTACTTACACGCTTCCGCCAGGAATTTGGCGCACAGAACAATAACAACAATCAGCAGCACCCTGCTGTCAGCACACCGGTTAAACCCACCGGCTTCAAGCTGGGCATGGCAATGAATCAGCCGCAATTTCGCATGCATTCTGAAAAATAATCTCTGCGGCTGCCGCAAGCAGCGGCGCCAGCAGTTGATCTGAAATACAAAACCCGCTGCCGGTAATGAAACCGGACAGCGGGCTTTTTTTAAGGGCTGCCGTCTTTACGACGATAAAATTTATTTAACCGCGTACAGGTACAGCTCTACACGTCGGTTCTGAGCACGGCCCTGCGCGGTCGCATTGTCTGCGATCGGATCGTTGGGACCACGACCTTCAATGCTCATGCGGCTGGTATTGACGCCTTTGCCGCCCAGATAATTGACCACGCTTTGTGCGCGATTCACAGATAGCTGCTGATTGAATGCTGCTTTGCCGGTGCTATCGGTATGGCCGACAGATTTCAGACGCAATTGCTGGCTTTCATTCATTGATTGGGCCAGGGCATCAAGCACAGGGAACAGCGCAGGTTTCAGATCATACTTCGCCGTATCGAAGGTCGCACCTTCAGGAATATTCACTTTGAGGCTGCCGTCAGGCATTTTGGTGGTGGAAATGCCCAGCTCTTTGCC
Above is a window of Advenella kashmirensis WT001 DNA encoding:
- a CDS encoding OmpA family protein — encoded protein: MIIRQTRIAAVLVAGALLAGCATQGGNTAAGTGVGAALGAGLGALIGDSSKSAGIGAGIGAIGGAIVGYNWDRIVGRVNDAGGKELGISTTKMPDGSLKVNIPEGATFDTAKYDLKPALFPVLDALAQSMNESQQLRLKSVGHTDSTGKAAFNQQLSVNRAQSVVNYLGGKGVNTSRMSIEGRGPNDPIADNATAQGRAQNRRVELYLYAVK
- a CDS encoding Bug family tripartite tricarboxylate transporter substrate binding protein → MMLSPVLHSLVAIKTLLRSFCCASLLLVFFFPMPAQSAYPDRPIQIIISFPPAGATDVLTRAIGNQLSRELGQPVVVENRPARGGAIGLTAGARATPNGYTLYLAATSNQAIAAAVYRDQAANLIEDFVPIGLVGSVPHALVVPTILPVKSIPELIAYIKAKPRAYNFASQGVGTLSHLEGELFKAQNGLDITHVPYKGSVQALPDVVNGLSVMMFDSVTGSMPLVKGNKLKILAVASAKRISLLPDVPTLTEAGAKKSLIAGNMFGLFAPKGVPAEIISALSAALERSLKEPKLISTMAAQARS
- a CDS encoding FadR/GntR family transcriptional regulator — its product is MQQPFPLVQKRSDKILDLLRERLTQQDAIQGSRLPPERSLAAELNVSRRVLREALQKLEEDGLIQRTPGRGTVIVDLSQATPNPGAVDIRQYTSPVELMDARFALEPAIAAIAAAHATSRDIDEMRRCIEQSQNVIADHREWEKWDGAMHAAIGRATHNDLLVRFFDMLTAAREQTAWGRLRKASLTPERQLLYIHQHTLIVTAIEERSPEQAAQAMRQHLTTVRRTMFDQLDEHDLK
- a CDS encoding type VI secretion system amidase effector protein Tae4 — its product is MAARPQFDHAWNTFAQVNKPVRMVGELIGGKVKFNTDSLIFRNACPIRMSYVLNRSGISIPPNAAGYAASSGADGQWYMYRVNDMIRFLESTFGKADIIINGAPTPAQLAGKKGLLVVKGHGWDNAAGHVTLWNGAQCADSCHLYADPDNGTFVPEKAYLWELK
- a CDS encoding T6SS amidase immunity protein Tai4 family protein; the protein is MNSRRYFAAALCAIGLMTSSAVHAADAAKPADELQSFTQLPQQALKSDDNQIKLFKYWALARCGATLSKQAGSAALEEDWSNTAAAYLEYSTVPLEANEAAQALVDKFLKTTTRSGSTGGSYESMKCIDLFNSKELDVLAGQYIKK
- the cueR gene encoding Cu(I)-responsive transcriptional regulator, with amino-acid sequence MNIGEVSAATGVSAKMIRYYEKIGLINAVNRSDAGYRQYTVQDQRMLAFIRRARELGFSLERIKTLIGLWEDTSRHSADVRQLARQYIGELDEDIAKLRSIRNELAYLADHCHGDNRPDCPIIERLAQGVDDFDVFPAVGMCAKVNMQVHRHRSLAVA
- a CDS encoding sulfite exporter TauE/SafE family protein, with translation MQYNMETIALFTLAILASGIVAGLIAGLLGVGGGIVLVPVLYYLFTLLLVDESIRMHMAVGTSLSTIVATAASSTRAHLAKGSIDIGLLKSWGPWLLCGAIIGMSVFSAIDSSALSFVFGSVALLVAVYMLFAKEPTTETTDKFPRGVARGVLGLIVGGVSSIMGIGGGTLSVPILSIFKYPMRRAVGTAAAIGLLISIPGAIGALLSGFGNPDLPPFSIGFVNLLAFVILVPVTGFVAPFGARIAHTIKPRYLRCAFAVFLLFNSLNMFLSAI